TGTAACGACATTGCCGGATCAACAGTGGACGGCGTATATACAGGTGCAGGAGCGAATTATGCGGCAGACGCTGGAGGCGCTCTGGTTTGAAGGCATCGTATCGTATGAATGTGAAGGAGAGCGCTGGACGACAGATGGAACGACAGTGGATGGACAGAATGTTGTCTATTCCTGTATTGCAGAGCAGAAAGCCAGCTTTGGACGGGTGAAGATACAATCGGGTACGCTTCAGCGGAATGAGGAACCATGTACCGACCTGTATGTATTCCTAGAAGAAGTGGTGCATCATCGACTGGAAGGAGAGCGGGTTTCACATTTTATTCAGGAGTTGCTAGAGACGCTTGCAAAAGACAGTCAGTGCCGCGCCCAGCTACCCGCATGTATTCCGGCAGAGGATCGTCATTATGATGCACTGGAAAGTCATATGACGGATGGTCATCCATATCATCCCAGCTACAAATCACGCTTGGGCTTCTCATTGCGCGACAATGCCGCTTATGGACCAGAGTTCAATGCCGATGTGCAGCTATTCTGGGTGGCGGCAAGACGCGAATGGGCAGATACAGCATTATCGCAAGGTGTAAGCTACGAGCAATTGCTGGATCAGCATCTGACAGCGGAAGATCGGAATCGATTTGAACAGTTCATTATGGATACTGGGAATCCTGTCGATGCTTATGTACTGCTACCTGTGCATCCGTGGCAATGGGAGCATCAGATTCAGTCTGTATTCAGCGGTCAGCTGTCGCGGCAGGAACTGATTGCACTGGGCTACAGCGATACTCCTTATCGGGCGCAGCAATCGATTCGTTCGTTATCCAATCGTCATCAGTCATATGCACCCTACATTAAGCTAGCACTGCATATGACGAACACATCGACCAGTCGCATTCTGGCGCATCATACGACACAGAATGCGCCGCTGATCAGCGACTGGTTGGAGCATTTGATTCAGCAGGATGCGTATTTGCAACAGCTAGATTTTGATATTTTAAAAGAAATCATGGGCGTTTCCTTCCGCTATGCCGAGTTGCCTAAGCTGCAATATAGTAGCGCATACGGTTCACTGGGTACGATCTGGCGAGAAAATGTAAACACCAAGCTGCATGAAGGCGAAGAAGCATGGCCGCTCAATGCAGTATCGCTCATTCAGCCGAACGGCGAGTCATTCTGTGCCGAAGGGATCGCTAAGCATGGTGTACAGGTATGGAGCCGTGAGCTGGTCCGTGCGGTTGTGCTGCCGATTGTGCATCTGCTGTATGGTCATGGCATCGCATTGGAAAGTCATGCGCAAAATATCATTCTCGTGCTAGAACAAGGACTACCGAAGCGGATCATTGTCAAAGATCTGCATGACGGTGTACGTTATGTGCCAGATCAATTGCTCCATCCTGAATGGGCACCAGAGCTGCATCCGATTCCTGAAACCCATCGCAAATTTAACCGCTATTCGTTCATCCATGCGGAAACGAAAGAGGAAGTGCGGGATTATACATATGACGCCTTTTTCTTCATTTGCGTAACTGAGCTGGCATTGACGATGGAGCGATTCGGCTTACTGGAGCGTGAATTCTGGAAGCTGTGTGCAGATACGATCGGTGACTATCAGCAGCAGCATCCGCAGTATAGGGAGCGCTTTGCGGATTATGATCTGTTTGCACCGGATTCGTTAATTGAGGAAATGACCAAACGCCGCTTATATGGCGATAGCGAGCTGTATTTCCGTAGTGTGAGCAACCCGCTGCGTCAGGCACGCGACGGACAATGGTCATGAGAAATAATCTATTATTATCCAAAATTCGCGATGGACAGCCAGTATTTGGCCTATTCGTCTCGATTCCGCATCCGATCATCGTTGAAATGATTGGGCATGCGGATTATGACTTTGTGATTATCGACTGCGAGCATACAACGACAAGTATGGAGCAGGTGGAAGAGATGATTCGTGCTGCGGAGCTGGTAAATGTAACCCCGCTCGTTCGCATCGGACAGCTGGAACGCACGCATATCCTACGCTTGCTGGATAGCGGTGCGCAGGGAATTGTCATTCCGAGTGTGGAAGGTCTTGAGCAGATTGAGGAAGTCGTACAGCATATGTATTATCACCCAGAAGGACAGCGCAGTCTGAACAGCGGGCGTGCGGGCGTGTTTGGCAAGTACAACTTGCAGGAGTATGTACAGCAGGCGAATGAACAGGTGATGCTAGTGCCGATGATCGAAAGTGTCACTGGTGTTGAGCGCAGTCTGGAGATTATGAGTCATCCACAAGTGAGCTTTGTGCTGGAAGGGGCTGCGGATCTGTCGCAATCGCTGGGTGTACCGTGGCAAACGGATCATCCCGATGTGCTAGCAGCGTTGGAGCAGGTATATGAAGCGGCACGTACGGCTGCTGTGCCGTATGCGACGGTTGCAAGGCAGAAGCAAGATATGCAGCGCTGGCGGGAACGCGGTGTACATATCTTCGTCTTGGGCGATGATCGCAATACCGCCTTTCGCGCGTATCACACGAAACGAAATCAATACCGTACGTCAGGAGGGTGGATATGAGACAAGCTGTAAAGGAAGTCATACAACAGATACAGCAGAGCAGTAGCGAGCCGGTATGCGCGTATATGTATGATCTGGCGGCGATGCAGGAGCATGTACAACAGATGGTGCGAAGTCTGCCAACGCAATGCTCGTTATTTTACGCGATAAAGGCGAATCCTGATCCGCATATTATTCGCAATCTGCTACCAGTGGTAGGCGGCTTTGAAGTGGCTTCGATCGGTGAACTGATGAAGGTGCGGAAGATAAGCCGCGATGTGCCAATTCTGTTCGGTGGTCCCGGTAAAAAGGAGCATGAGTTAGAGCAGGCGATTCGTCAGCAGGTGTACTGTCTGCATGTGGAGAGTTTGTTGGAGTTGCGACGGATTATCCATATTACGCGTCGTTTGCAGGCGCAGGAGAGTTCTACGTTTACCCAGCCGACGCGTATTATGCTGCGCATCAATTTGCATTCTGACGATTTGCCGCAGACGAAGATTACGATGGGCGGACGGGCAACGCCATTTGGCTTGGACGAGGGATTGCTGGAAGAAGCATTATCCATCATGACCAATGAAGGTGTGGGAGCGGTGAAGCTGAGCGGATTCCATTTCCATTCGTTATCCAATAACCCCGATGCGGCGCTGCATGCGGAGATGGTTGGCTTGTATGTACAAAAGGCTGCCCAGTGGCAGCAGCAGTATAATCTTACACCGCTAGAGCTGATCAATGCAGGCGGCGGCTTTGGTGTGTCATATGACGAGCAGACACCGAACTTTGACTGGACGTTGTTCACCTCGCTGGTGGCGAAGTTGCCTTTGCAGGAGTTATTGCCGCAGGCACGGCTGATCTTTGAGCCGGGACGGATGCTGGTGGCGGATTATGGGTATTATGCTGCCGAAGTTAGCGATTTAAAGGTATCGCATGAGCAGAACTTTGCTGTACTGCGCGGAGGCACGCATCATAATCGGCTACCTGCATCGTGGGGTCATAATCATCCCTTCATCGTGATGGAGTCGGAGCGTTGGAGCTATCCTTGGGAACGTCCAGAGATTCGTCAGCAGGCGGTGCATCTGGTCGGTGAGCTGTGTACGCCAAAGGATCGTATGCACAGCGATGCTAGGGTGGAGCGTTTGCGGGTTGGGGATCTGATCATATTCGTGAAGTCAGGTGCGTATTGCTGGACGATCTCGCATCATGATTTTCTTGGACATCCGCATCCCGAATTTTATTACATAACGAAAGGAAGTGACGGCGATTATGTTATCCACGGTAACGACGGCAGTGCAGTCGGGCAGACGCATCGCTGAGCAGCAGATTTGCCGCGATTTGATGAATGCTTTGCTGGCGGAGCAATTTTTCCCGCTGGATGAGAGTGAGTGGGTGCAATGGGACGATGCACCGCAGGAGATCAGAGAGCGCTACAGTGAAGAGATGAAGACTGTAGCGGCAAATACTGCGGAATCTGAACATTCTACATGGTGGGTATACGTGTCTGACGAGCTGCTCTTTTTGGCGATGGATAGTATTCGGCTATGCAGAGAATGGGTGGCGAATTCACCAGTGTATGTTCGGTCTACATCAGAAGCATCGGAGCAGCTGGAATCCTCATGGCAACACCTACATGAAGCGGGAGAGATTGCGGATCGTATTCTTTCCTTGAAGCTGACTACAGACGAGTTTGCTCAGCCGGGGGTTGCCGAGTTTATTACCGGTATCCGTACGGCTGTACAACAATTGTCACTGAGTTTGAACCCGGAATCATTGCAGACACTGATGGATCGTCAACCGGAATCTGCGTACGAATGGTATGTATATGCGGAGCAGGTCGCTGCGCTACGAGATCGTCCATTTCATCCATCGTCGAAGGCGAAGACGGGCTTTAGCGAGCAGGATTGTCTGGATTACGCTGCCGAATTTGGTACGTCCATTCCCCTACGTTGGTTGGCAGTTCAACATACTCATATCCAGCAGGGTAAAGAAGGCGATTCGCTCATGCTTACGGATCTGCTAAGCGATGCGGAGCAGCAATCGCTGCATACGGAATTACGATCTCTCGGTCTAAGTACAGAGCAATATATGTTGCTGCCCGTGCATCCATGGCAATTGGAGCATGTGATCCTGCCACGCTTTGCCAGTGAATTGGAGCAACGCATTCTGGTGGTTTTGACAACAGAAGTTGGTCATGTACAGGCAACGTCCTCGCTGCGTTCGATGGCTCCTAAGCAGCCCAATACTACTATGCTCAAGCTGCCAGTAAGTGTATTGTCACTCGGCGCGGCAAGGTATTTGCCAGTCGTGAAGCTGCTAAATGGATTGTCCGGTGAGCGTATGCTACGTCAGGCAGTGGAGTGTGATGCACAATTGCAGAATAAAGTATGGCTCTGTCACGAAAATCACTGGTGGGGCTACATGCCGTCCGATATGGGATTGTATGATGATCACCCGCGTCATCTGGCAGCGCAGCTACGCTTGTATCCAGAGGTACTACTGGATGAGCAATATCGCATCGTACCGATGGCAGCATTAGGTGTACAGATGAAGGATACCCACCTATTGACTGCGTTACTTGGTCGCTCCCTGTCGGCAACGGAAGCAACTACATTTTACCGTCAGTTGAGTACATTGTTCTACGATGTAGTGATGCGCTTGTTCACAATTGGTGTTGTACCGGAGATTCATGGGCAAAATTGCTGCGTCGTCTTGCGCGACGGTGTGCCGCATAGCCTGCTGTTCCGTGATCATGACTCGGTACGTCTGCATCCACCTTATACCGAAAAGCACGGTATCGCTGATCCGCAGTATCATATCCGTCCGGGCTATTCCAACAGCCTGTACAATGAAACGCTAGAAAAGCTCATTTTCTACGTGCAATCGCTCGGTACGCAGGTGAATCTGGCTGCTATTATGGAAAGTCTGAGCGAGGTGTATGGTGCAGACGAGCGGCAGCTTTGGCAGATTACGTCGGCAGCTTGGCAGCAGGCGCTGGATGAGGTAGATCTACCGGAGGATGATCGCGAGCTACTGCATCGGTGCATTTTCCAAGCAGAACAATGGCCAACCAAGCTGATTGTACGCCCGTTGCTGGAAGCGGATGGTGTACCGGGTGCAATGCCGTCAGGTAAAGGCAAAGGGCATAATCCATTTTATCGTTTGTAGGCTGGGATTCTACATGATACGGCTAAGCACGATATGAATCATATGGAACAAGCGCATGTATTCTGCTGTGTCTATTCCTGAGCTATATTGGTTTTGAGAATGGTTCAGAACCATCTATATGCACATCAAAAAGAGACAGTCGCAACGTAAACGCGACTGTCTCTTTTCGATTGATACGGACGAGAGGTATTGCAAACGATACACCATATAGCATTCTGTATCGGCAATACGCTCATATGACCGAGACGGATGATCGATCAATCTGGAAATTGTACATTGCCCGGTACGATATACGCATTGGAGGTACCATTCGCAGGCAGTGCTTGGAGCGTATCGGTTACAGAAATACCACGAATATCGGTAATCCGTACTTTGAGCGGCTGTGTACCCAGCTGTTCGCCAACGAAGTGGTTGTAATCCATCTTCGGCAGACTTACCCAGCTACCGTTCTTTTGTACTTCCAGCTTCAGCACTGGATATTTATGATTGCGAACCTGAATGGCTGCCCACCACTGGGAACTGCCTTCTTTGATCCGATAGCTGAAATTGCCAGTAATCGGCGCTTTGACAACTTTCCATGAAATATTGATTTTACCGTCCGCTACATTACCGATTTTGGCAAAAGCATTAGGTGACAGATCTAGCGCACCGCTTGGAGCTTCTAGATACAGATCAGTGACGTATACAACGGTTTTGCCTTTCGGTCCTTGCACTTCCAGATAAGCGCCTGCCAGTGCAGCTTTGACACCACCATAGTTCATTTGCGTTGGATTGAGTGCTGTAATCTCCATATTCGCCGGAATCGGATCAAGCAGTACCGCACCACCGGAATAACCGGAGCTGGTATATGTAGCATAGCCCTTATACGTATCGTTCCATGCGGCAGATGCAGGTACAGCGAACATCGCAAAGCTCAATGTGGCAATGAGTCCGATCATACTCCATCTTTTCGTTTTCTTTGTCTTGATCATAGGGTTCCCTCCAAATTATGAATTGAAGTGTAGCTGTTACAGGACGTCATAATGAATAAAAGAGTGGATAAAACGATCCTGTCACCATACACCTCGCGCTTCCTTTAACAATGTACTATATCCTTCATTTAATTACAATTATTATCAAATATAACAAAAGAGAAGGAGGATACAACGAGCAACTATGTATTGTCGCATCTGACAAGCAAAACGAATCAGATTTAGCATTCGCGTCTTATAAGCAGTGTTTTATCCATTCTTCGATAGAAAATAGGTACTGAGGCAAAACGACTATTTTTACATGGCGCTGATTCCATTTTGATTATTTTGTGATAGTTTAAAAAGAAACCCATTCTTGTAAGAACATTGGAGGACGATACATATGAGGCGATGGAAATCAAAAACAGGGGCAGGTCTAGCAGCGGTCATGCTGGCATCTTCCATAGTACCGGGGGCAAGCTGGAATCTATCTACCGCTAGCGCAGCCGAGCGTAACGAGACGAACCATGACGGTATCACTTCCATATCCGCTTCAGCCGAAAGCGCATCACTTGCACATATACAACATAAGGTATCCACTGCAAGTGAAGATACATATTCGATTGCAACCGCCCGTCAACAGACGATTGGCAATACGGTCAACATACAGGGCATCGTTACTTATCGTCAGGATACTGGAAGCGGCTACAGTAATCTTTACATTCAGGACAATCAGGCAGGCATTGTTGTACGTGGCAGCAATCTATCTGCACAGCAGGGGCAACGTGTTCAAGTGAGCGGGACATTAGGTGCATATCGTAATCTGCTGCAAATCTCTGCTTCATCAAGCAATGTCATCGTTACCGATCCGAACAGTACCGTTCCGTCACCAAGCCCGATCACGTCCGCTGATTTTGCTGTAGGAAACTCGTACGAAGCTCGTCTGGTAGCCGTTCATAACATTCAAGTAGACAGTGTATCTGGCAGTCGTTATACCGTTTCGGACGGTACAGGAACCTTTATCGTCTATTCAACCGAACCGTGGCTGGAAGCTGGCAAATCGTATGATTCCATTACTGGTGTTATTACACGCTACAACAATGAATATCAACTAATCCCACGTACTGTTAGTGATATTGCGGGCAGCGTGCCGCCAGTAGAACAGGAACCGTTCAAGCTGACAATCAGCCAGATTCAAGGCACCGCGCAGACTTCTACGTATGCCGACGAGCAGGTACAGCAGGTGGAAGGCATCGTAACGATGGTCAAGAGCAAATCAAGCTTTTATATGCAAATGCCGGATAATCTGGATGATGGAGATGACCGCACATCACAAGCCATTCTTGTCTATCGTGCTTCACATGGAGTGAAGGTAGGCGATAAGGTCAGCGTAGATGGCTCAGTCAAAGAATACCGAGAAACCGGCTACAGCGATGCCGCGGATCTGACGACAACCGAAATTGCCGCTACTGCTATTCAGGTATTGGATGAGAACCAGACACTGCCTAAGCCAACGGTAATTGGAGCGGGAGGACGTGTGATTCCATCGCAGATTGCTGCACCAGATGGCTTTGCTACATTTGATCCATCAGCATACAGTATTGACTTCTATGAAAGTCTGGAAGGAATGCGGATTCAGCTGAACAACGCGGATATTATCGGACCGTATGGATACGAGACTCCGGTATCCGTTGATATAGACAATAGCCCACGTCGTACACCCGCTGGTGGATTGATCATTAGTAACGGCGAGTTCAACGCCAATCGACTGCTCATTGCCGAGAAGCCCAAGCAGTCGATCAAGACAGGGGATCGTTTCGACGGATCCATAACTGGTATTATGAGCTACAACTATAGCAATTTTAAAATACTACCAGATGCCGAGCTGCCTCCTATCGTAGATGGTGGCTGGAAGCGTGAAGTATCTGCGTTGCACAACGGCGACAAGCAACTCTCGATTGCTTCCTTTAACGTCGAGAACTTCTGGGATGACCCTGCCAATACGGCAAAAACCAAGCAAATCGCTCGCAATGTAATCGACAATCTGCATACCCCGGACATTATCGGGCTGATGGAGGTTCAGGATAATAATGGAGCGACCGACGATGGTACAACCGATGCCAGCACCAGCTTTAACGCGCTCATTCGTGATATTGTCGCTGCGGGCGGACCGGAATATCGTTACGCCAGCATTGCGCCTCAGAACAATCAGGATGGCGGCGCACCGGGCGGGAATATCCGCGTCGGTTTCCTGTACAATCCAGCGCGGGTTTCATTGCCTCAGGCAGCAGGTGGAGCAGGCGATTCAGTCACAGCTGTCACCTACGGACCGCAGGGATTAAGCGCGAATCCCGGTCGCATCGATCCGCAGAATCCAGCTTTTACGGATTCGCGCAAATCACTGGCAGCTCAGTTTGAATTTCATGGGCAGACAGTCATTGTGATCGCCAATCACTTCAACTCCAAAGGCGGCGATCAGGCATTATACGGTTCAGCACAGCCACCGGTGCGCAGTAGTGAAATCCAGCGTGCCAAGCAGGCAGCAGTGTTGAACAAGTTTGTTCAGGATACATTGGCACAGAACAGCGATGCCAATGTAGTGCTGGTCGGTGACTTTAACGATTTTCAATTTTCCAATACATTTAAGATTTTGAAAGGTACACAGCTCACTAATCTAGTCGATACCTTGCCGATCAATGAGCGTTATTCCTATGTGTATGAAGGGAACTCACAAACGCTAGACCATGTACTGATGACGTCAAGCATTGCAGGCAAAGCTAAGCTGGACATCGTGCATATCAATGCCGATTTCATGGAAGCAGATGGACGAGTTAGTGACCATGATCCACTACTAACGGTGATTGATTTTGCCAAAAAAGGGCATTCCGACGATGATGACGATTCGGGCAATAATACAGGCGGCGGTTCAGGCAATGCAGGCAGTGGAAGCGGTAATGGTGGCGGAAGTGGAACGACAACACCGACCAACCCACAAACGACTCCAATATCACCAATCGCTACTTCGCAAGGATTATCAACAGACGGCAAAACGGCACGCTGGTTATT
The DNA window shown above is from Paenibacillus sp. JQZ6Y-1 and carries:
- a CDS encoding S-layer homology domain-containing protein, whose product is MRRWKSKTGAGLAAVMLASSIVPGASWNLSTASAAERNETNHDGITSISASAESASLAHIQHKVSTASEDTYSIATARQQTIGNTVNIQGIVTYRQDTGSGYSNLYIQDNQAGIVVRGSNLSAQQGQRVQVSGTLGAYRNLLQISASSSNVIVTDPNSTVPSPSPITSADFAVGNSYEARLVAVHNIQVDSVSGSRYTVSDGTGTFIVYSTEPWLEAGKSYDSITGVITRYNNEYQLIPRTVSDIAGSVPPVEQEPFKLTISQIQGTAQTSTYADEQVQQVEGIVTMVKSKSSFYMQMPDNLDDGDDRTSQAILVYRASHGVKVGDKVSVDGSVKEYRETGYSDAADLTTTEIAATAIQVLDENQTLPKPTVIGAGGRVIPSQIAAPDGFATFDPSAYSIDFYESLEGMRIQLNNADIIGPYGYETPVSVDIDNSPRRTPAGGLIISNGEFNANRLLIAEKPKQSIKTGDRFDGSITGIMSYNYSNFKILPDAELPPIVDGGWKREVSALHNGDKQLSIASFNVENFWDDPANTAKTKQIARNVIDNLHTPDIIGLMEVQDNNGATDDGTTDASTSFNALIRDIVAAGGPEYRYASIAPQNNQDGGAPGGNIRVGFLYNPARVSLPQAAGGAGDSVTAVTYGPQGLSANPGRIDPQNPAFTDSRKSLAAQFEFHGQTVIVIANHFNSKGGDQALYGSAQPPVRSSEIQRAKQAAVLNKFVQDTLAQNSDANVVLVGDFNDFQFSNTFKILKGTQLTNLVDTLPINERYSYVYEGNSQTLDHVLMTSSIAGKAKLDIVHINADFMEADGRVSDHDPLLTVIDFAKKGHSDDDDDSGNNTGGGSGNAGSGSGNGGGSGTTTPTNPQTTPISPIATSQGLSTDGKTARWLFAPTISKQNNRPLNAVTLTADHIQQMLNSAEAATALQINVDSNDTEGAFEVQLASAAIQALTNQQQVEQLLIQTPVGSYTLPLALIRESVTGTQALGVNITPSPAALAQASQEGYTARAAVDYNLYTWSDNTAQPITEWNGYIQRTIPVAGITSSNRLAVVRVEEASNGTFAYTPVPFTVQNDKVTVFSRSNSTYVVLDAKPQAWTDMQAHWAASSVQQLADRMIIHGTTKQTFSPSAAITRAEMATLLNRVLGLSKATATTGNDHSSRDQAGKGKEFSDIASSAWYAEDVYTAAAAGLLQGDASGTFRPNATITRQEMAVMLDRVLQQNDLLRTAATESANNPMNRFPDLGKSATWARQAIVNLDASGLLQGNEAGLFQPKQSLTRAESAAIMYRLLNEIAK
- a CDS encoding IucA/IucC family protein, which encodes MGTSAVVTTLPDQQWTAYIQVQERIMRQTLEALWFEGIVSYECEGERWTTDGTTVDGQNVVYSCIAEQKASFGRVKIQSGTLQRNEEPCTDLYVFLEEVVHHRLEGERVSHFIQELLETLAKDSQCRAQLPACIPAEDRHYDALESHMTDGHPYHPSYKSRLGFSLRDNAAYGPEFNADVQLFWVAARREWADTALSQGVSYEQLLDQHLTAEDRNRFEQFIMDTGNPVDAYVLLPVHPWQWEHQIQSVFSGQLSRQELIALGYSDTPYRAQQSIRSLSNRHQSYAPYIKLALHMTNTSTSRILAHHTTQNAPLISDWLEHLIQQDAYLQQLDFDILKEIMGVSFRYAELPKLQYSSAYGSLGTIWRENVNTKLHEGEEAWPLNAVSLIQPNGESFCAEGIAKHGVQVWSRELVRAVVLPIVHLLYGHGIALESHAQNIILVLEQGLPKRIIVKDLHDGVRYVPDQLLHPEWAPELHPIPETHRKFNRYSFIHAETKEEVRDYTYDAFFFICVTELALTMERFGLLEREFWKLCADTIGDYQQQHPQYRERFADYDLFAPDSLIEEMTKRRLYGDSELYFRSVSNPLRQARDGQWS
- a CDS encoding IucA/IucC family protein; amino-acid sequence: MLSTVTTAVQSGRRIAEQQICRDLMNALLAEQFFPLDESEWVQWDDAPQEIRERYSEEMKTVAANTAESEHSTWWVYVSDELLFLAMDSIRLCREWVANSPVYVRSTSEASEQLESSWQHLHEAGEIADRILSLKLTTDEFAQPGVAEFITGIRTAVQQLSLSLNPESLQTLMDRQPESAYEWYVYAEQVAALRDRPFHPSSKAKTGFSEQDCLDYAAEFGTSIPLRWLAVQHTHIQQGKEGDSLMLTDLLSDAEQQSLHTELRSLGLSTEQYMLLPVHPWQLEHVILPRFASELEQRILVVLTTEVGHVQATSSLRSMAPKQPNTTMLKLPVSVLSLGAARYLPVVKLLNGLSGERMLRQAVECDAQLQNKVWLCHENHWWGYMPSDMGLYDDHPRHLAAQLRLYPEVLLDEQYRIVPMAALGVQMKDTHLLTALLGRSLSATEATTFYRQLSTLFYDVVMRLFTIGVVPEIHGQNCCVVLRDGVPHSLLFRDHDSVRLHPPYTEKHGIADPQYHIRPGYSNSLYNETLEKLIFYVQSLGTQVNLAAIMESLSEVYGADERQLWQITSAAWQQALDEVDLPEDDRELLHRCIFQAEQWPTKLIVRPLLEADGVPGAMPSGKGKGHNPFYRL
- a CDS encoding expansin EXLX1 family cellulose-binding protein encodes the protein MIGLIATLSFAMFAVPASAAWNDTYKGYATYTSSGYSGGAVLLDPIPANMEITALNPTQMNYGGVKAALAGAYLEVQGPKGKTVVYVTDLYLEAPSGALDLSPNAFAKIGNVADGKINISWKVVKAPITGNFSYRIKEGSSQWWAAIQVRNHKYPVLKLEVQKNGSWVSLPKMDYNHFVGEQLGTQPLKVRITDIRGISVTDTLQALPANGTSNAYIVPGNVQFPD
- a CDS encoding type III PLP-dependent enzyme, whose product is MRQAVKEVIQQIQQSSSEPVCAYMYDLAAMQEHVQQMVRSLPTQCSLFYAIKANPDPHIIRNLLPVVGGFEVASIGELMKVRKISRDVPILFGGPGKKEHELEQAIRQQVYCLHVESLLELRRIIHITRRLQAQESSTFTQPTRIMLRINLHSDDLPQTKITMGGRATPFGLDEGLLEEALSIMTNEGVGAVKLSGFHFHSLSNNPDAALHAEMVGLYVQKAAQWQQQYNLTPLELINAGGGFGVSYDEQTPNFDWTLFTSLVAKLPLQELLPQARLIFEPGRMLVADYGYYAAEVSDLKVSHEQNFAVLRGGTHHNRLPASWGHNHPFIVMESERWSYPWERPEIRQQAVHLVGELCTPKDRMHSDARVERLRVGDLIIFVKSGAYCWTISHHDFLGHPHPEFYYITKGSDGDYVIHGNDGSAVGQTHR
- a CDS encoding HpcH/HpaI aldolase family protein; this encodes MRNNLLLSKIRDGQPVFGLFVSIPHPIIVEMIGHADYDFVIIDCEHTTTSMEQVEEMIRAAELVNVTPLVRIGQLERTHILRLLDSGAQGIVIPSVEGLEQIEEVVQHMYYHPEGQRSLNSGRAGVFGKYNLQEYVQQANEQVMLVPMIESVTGVERSLEIMSHPQVSFVLEGAADLSQSLGVPWQTDHPDVLAALEQVYEAARTAAVPYATVARQKQDMQRWRERGVHIFVLGDDRNTAFRAYHTKRNQYRTSGGWI